The window ACCCCAATAGTAATCTCGGGGAAACATTGGGAGTCGAGGTACCGACCACTGTAGGAGATATCCGGGAAAACTATATGCGCGACCCGCAAGGTGTCCCTTCCGGTATGGATAAGGTGAACTATCTGGAAACACTTGTTGAGCAGGCCCTCATCGAGCGGTCAACTTTCGATTTGCTGGTAATGGGCAGACAAGAAGGCCAGGGCTGTTATTGCATGGTCAACAATATTCTCAATAATTTTACCGATCGTCTCGCCGCCAGCTATAAACACCTGATCGTCGACAACGAAGCCGGCATGGAGCACCTAAGCAGAAGGACCTCCGGCAAAGTCGATATGCTCTACCTGGTAACCGATTACTCTTTGCGTGGTTTACGCGCTCTTCGCCGTATTTACGAGATGCTCGACAGCCTGAAACTCGAAGTTGTGCGGCTCGGCATTGTAGTTACCCGGGCTCCGGAAACCTTAGGTGAGGCAT of the Desulfosediminicola ganghwensis genome contains:
- a CDS encoding AAA family ATPase, which gives rise to MGKVIAFAGKGGVGKTTVASLVIRHLSNTGQTPILAVDADPNSNLGETLGVEVPTTVGDIRENYMRDPQGVPSGMDKVNYLETLVEQALIERSTFDLLVMGRQEGQGCYCMVNNILNNFTDRLAASYKHLIVDNEAGMEHLSRRTSGKVDMLYLVTDYSLRGLRALRRIYEMLDSLKLEVVRLGIVVTRAPETLGEAFMAEVDEIGVEIVGTIPNDPALLEFDMAKRSLMELDDSSPAVLAVQQMMEETITA